Within Serratia odorifera, the genomic segment TGCTCCAGCAGCCACTGGTAGGCTTCGGGCTGACGGCCGTCGCAGTACACCACCACCTGCTTGGCAACGCTGCCGACATCTGGGCCAAACATTGGGTGCAACCCCAATACCGGGCCGCCGTGTGCCGCCAGCATCGCCTGCAGCGGGCGGTTCTTCACCGATGCCAGGTCAACCAGAATGCAGTCGTCTGGCAGCGTAGGCAGCCGCTGAATAACCTGCTCGGTGACGTGGATCGGCACGCTGACAATCACCATGCCAGCATCAGCCAGCAGCGTTTCCGCCTGCGGCCAATCGTGCTGATCCAACACGTTTACCTGATAGCCCGACAGCGTCAGCAGCCGATTGAACAAACGCCCCATCTGGCCGTTGCCGCCGATAATCACAATCGGACGCAGCTGCGGACAGAGGGTTTTAAAACCTTTGTCATTCTCGCTGACGTACGATTCGCGCATCACACGACGCAATATGTCTTCAATCAGGTCCGGCGGTACGCCAAGCGCCGCCGCTTCCGCACGGCGCGAAGCCAGCATCGCCGCTTCACGCTCGGGTACATACACCGGCAGTCCGTGGCGGCTTTTGACTTCGCCCACTTCAGCCACCAGATGCAGGCGTTTCGCCAGCAAATCCAGCAGCGCTTTATCCACTTCGTCAATTTGATCGCGCAGCGCGGTCAGTTCAGCCACCATAACTCACTACTCTCCAGTGCGTGCCATCAGCGCGGCACCAAGCTGCTGATGCATGCGGCGCAGCAGCGTCTCGGTGTCGTTCCAGTCAATACAGGCGTCGGTGACGGATACGCCGTAGCGCATATCGACACGCGGCTGCTCGGAAGACTGGTTGCCTTCATGCAGATGGCTCTCCAGCATGATTCCGGTAATAGAACGATTACCTGCGTTGATCTGCTCTACCACCGACTCGGCAACCACCGGCTGACGGCGGTAATCTTTATTAGAATTGCCATGGCTGCAATCTATCATCAAGGACGGACGGAGTCCCGCTTCACGCATCTGTTTTTCACAGGCCGCAACGTCTTGCGCACTGTAATTTGGCGTTTTGCCGCCACGCAGGATCACGTGGCCATCCGGGTTGCCTTGGGTTTGTAACAGGCACACTTGCCCAGCCTGATTGATACCAACGAAGCGGTGTGGCATGGCGGCGGCCCGCATGGCGTTGATGGCGGTTCCCAGACTACCGTCGGTGCCATTTTTAAAGCCGACCGGCATCGACAGGCCGGACGCCATTTCGCGGTGGGTCTGCGATTCGGTGGTACGCGCACCGATTGCCGACCAACTGAACAGATCGCCGAGGTATTGCGGGCTGTTGGGGTCCAACGCTTCGGTGGCCAACGGCAACCCCATGCCAACCAGATCCAGCAACAGGCGACGCGCAATGTGCAAACCGGCTTCCACGTCAAACGAACCATCCATATACGGATCGTTGATCAGGCCTTTCCAACCGACGGTGGTTCTTGGCTTTTCAAAATAGACGCGCATAACGATATACAGCTGATCGCTCAATTCAGCCGACAGGGTTTTCAAACGACGTGCGTAATCCAGCGCCGCATCCGGATCGTGGATCGAACATGGCCCGCACACCACCAGCAGACGGTGATCGCGCCC encodes:
- the tyrA gene encoding bifunctional chorismate mutase/prephenate dehydrogenase; this translates as MVAELTALRDQIDEVDKALLDLLAKRLHLVAEVGEVKSRHGLPVYVPEREAAMLASRRAEAAALGVPPDLIEDILRRVMRESYVSENDKGFKTLCPQLRPIVIIGGNGQMGRLFNRLLTLSGYQVNVLDQHDWPQAETLLADAGMVIVSVPIHVTEQVIQRLPTLPDDCILVDLASVKNRPLQAMLAAHGGPVLGLHPMFGPDVGSVAKQVVVYCDGRQPEAYQWLLEQLQVWGARLHCSSAVEHDQNMAFIQALRHFATFAYGLHLAEENVQLEQLLALSSPIYRLELAMVGRLFAQDPQLYADIIMSSEENIQLIKRYYTRFGAAIELLEHGDKQQFINSFQKVEHWFGDYAERFLVESRSLLRQANDSRQ
- a CDS encoding 3-deoxy-7-phosphoheptulonate synthase, which encodes MQKDALNNVHISAEQVLITPEELKNQFPLSASDENEIAAARKTIADILQGRDHRLLVVCGPCSIHDPDAALDYARRLKTLSAELSDQLYIVMRVYFEKPRTTVGWKGLINDPYMDGSFDVEAGLHIARRLLLDLVGMGLPLATEALDPNSPQYLGDLFSWSAIGARTTESQTHREMASGLSMPVGFKNGTDGSLGTAINAMRAAAMPHRFVGINQAGQVCLLQTQGNPDGHVILRGGKTPNYSAQDVAACEKQMREAGLRPSLMIDCSHGNSNKDYRRQPVVAESVVEQINAGNRSITGIMLESHLHEGNQSSEQPRVDMRYGVSVTDACIDWNDTETLLRRMHQQLGAALMARTGE